A part of Chloroflexota bacterium genomic DNA contains:
- a CDS encoding alpha-ketoacid dehydrogenase subunit beta — KDGIDAEVVDIRTLKPLDEEIIINSVQKTGKAMVVYEACRTGGFGAEIAALIGEKAFDYLDAPIRRVASLDSPVSFNPGQEQYILVNPEKIRAAALEMMGK, encoded by the coding sequence CAAAGATGGTATCGATGCTGAGGTGGTCGACATAAGGACGCTGAAGCCACTTGACGAGGAAATCATCATAAACTCGGTGCAGAAAACGGGCAAGGCGATGGTGGTCTATGAGGCATGCCGTACCGGCGGTTTCGGCGCTGAGATTGCCGCCCTTATCGGCGAGAAGGCGTTTGATTACCTGGATGCGCCTATCAGGCGGGTTGCCTCGCTTGATTCACCGGTATCCTTCAATCCCGGACAGGAACAGTACATCCTGGTCAATCCGGAAAAAATCAGGGCGGCTGCCCTGGAGATGATGGGCAAATAA
- a CDS encoding 2-oxo acid dehydrogenase subunit E2 encodes MAVAVIFPKLDEAMTSGKIVRWLKNEGGQVEKGEIILEIESEKTSFELEAETSGILSNVMAQPGDEVAVGTAIAFILQPGEKAPEIETPVQVKAKERKPEAEAKVEAPQPVGESREIKASPLAKNIAREHNVDLSLVTGTGPGGRITKEDVLKYIEEGKPAAAPAAREVPAGAGEETVPLSTMREVIARRMVESFKTPHFYLTVEADAQELQKTRQQLLPVIESKTGIRLTLTDLIIKIAAKALEKNPAINCSYTDGSVKLFKRIDIGLVTSVEGGLMVPVIRDANIKSLAEIAQARAELVQKAREHTLSKEEMTGSTFTISNMGMYDIDQFSAIIQPPEAAILAVGRIVEKVVARNGEMVIRPVMNLTLSIDHRVLDGALGAQFLQTVKNYIEDPVNLI; translated from the coding sequence ATGGCTGTGGCCGTAATCTTCCCCAAACTTGACGAGGCGATGACCAGCGGCAAAATCGTCCGCTGGCTCAAGAATGAGGGAGGGCAGGTGGAAAAAGGGGAGATCATTCTGGAGATTGAGAGCGAAAAGACTTCCTTCGAACTTGAAGCCGAAACTTCGGGTATTCTGAGCAACGTAATGGCCCAGCCGGGCGACGAGGTAGCGGTGGGCACGGCCATTGCCTTCATTCTCCAGCCCGGTGAGAAAGCGCCCGAGATTGAGACACCGGTTCAAGTCAAAGCAAAGGAGAGGAAACCAGAGGCAGAGGCCAAAGTTGAGGCTCCGCAACCGGTCGGTGAATCGAGAGAGATTAAAGCTTCACCGCTGGCTAAAAATATCGCCAGAGAGCACAATGTTGACCTCAGCCTGGTAACCGGAACCGGGCCGGGCGGTAGAATTACCAAGGAAGACGTCCTGAAGTATATTGAAGAAGGCAAGCCAGCCGCAGCACCGGCTGCTCGTGAAGTACCGGCGGGTGCCGGGGAGGAAACAGTACCTCTGTCCACCATGCGTGAGGTGATTGCCCGGCGTATGGTGGAGAGTTTTAAAACACCGCACTTTTACCTCACCGTAGAAGCCGATGCGCAGGAACTACAGAAAACACGCCAGCAGTTACTGCCGGTAATCGAAAGCAAAACCGGAATCAGGCTGACCCTTACCGACCTTATCATCAAGATAGCGGCCAAGGCACTGGAGAAAAATCCCGCCATCAACTGCTCCTATACTGACGGTTCGGTGAAGCTATTCAAACGGATTGATATCGGTCTGGTAACTTCCGTCGAAGGCGGTTTGATGGTGCCCGTTATCAGAGACGCCAACATAAAATCGCTGGCTGAAATCGCTCAGGCCCGTGCCGAACTGGTGCAGAAGGCAAGGGAACATACCCTCAGCAAAGAAGAGATGACCGGCAGCACCTTTACCATCTCCAACATGGGAATGTACGATATCGACCAGTTCAGCGCCATTATCCAGCCGCCTGAGGCAGCCATTCTGGCCGTGGGGAGAATCGTGGAGAAGGTCGTGGCGCGAAACGGTGAGATGGTTATAAGGCCGGTGATGAACCTGACCCTGTCTATTGACCACCGCGTTCTCGATGGTGCGCTGGGCGCGCAGTTCCTGCAGACGGTGAAAAACTACATCGAAGACCCGGTCAATCTGATTTAA
- a CDS encoding nitroreductase family protein, whose protein sequence is MDAIEAILSRRSIRRYTGEPVPEELIKELLEAAMSAPSASNEQPWQFVIIDDRRILDEIPRFHPYAHMLKEASWAIAVCGDLNEEMMSGYWIQDCSAATQNILIAAHAKGLGAVWLGVYPREERVKTVQKLLGLPEHVIPLCFISVGYPAEQKPPSNRYNESRVHHNQW, encoded by the coding sequence ATGGATGCTATAGAAGCCATTTTGTCCCGGAGGAGCATTCGCCGATATACCGGTGAACCGGTACCGGAGGAGCTGATCAAAGAACTGCTGGAAGCGGCGATGAGCGCACCATCGGCCAGCAACGAGCAGCCGTGGCAATTCGTTATTATAGACGACCGCCGCATCCTCGATGAAATTCCCAGGTTCCACCCCTACGCACATATGCTGAAAGAGGCCTCCTGGGCGATTGCCGTCTGCGGTGATTTGAATGAAGAAATGATGAGTGGCTACTGGATTCAGGACTGCTCCGCCGCCACGCAGAATATTTTAATCGCTGCCCATGCCAAGGGTCTGGGGGCGGTGTGGCTGGGCGTTTACCCACGTGAAGAGAGAGTCAAAACGGTGCAGAAGTTGCTCGGGCTGCCCGAGCACGTGATACCATTGTGCTTCATATCGGTGGGCTACCCGGCGGAGCAAAAGCCGCCGTCCAATCGCTACAACGAATCAAGGGTGCATCACAACCAGTGGTGA